The following are from one region of the Petrotoga mobilis SJ95 genome:
- a CDS encoding NAD(P)/FAD-dependent oxidoreductase, whose amino-acid sequence MIAVIGSGIVGSLIAREINKYIEDVFIFEARNGIGTGVTKGNSGIIHGGYDDTPGSLRSELCYKGNKLYDEISQELSVEVKRVGSHVVALNDEELKAIDELEERAIQNGVKEYEILDKAELLEMEPNLNKSALKSFYCPIAGVTEPWEVAMQASKSVEINGGKVLKNKKLVEVKKKDNKFELFFEDGSSYIADLVINVAGLYADEIAKLFGDEVPYIFPVKGEYYLLGKDVKYANSVIFPTPSKLTKGCLVVPTVDGGYLAGPTAHGVKSKQDLSTTQEGLLEVKEKSLRLVPTLDFSRNVVKTFAGLRPETKEKDFHIDVGGGNVIHVSGIRSPGLTAAPAIAKYVVEYLIQEKLHINLEKRKNYINHIEKVSHLVEEDYEHWKRVIQEDPDAGEMICYCNKITKKEIKEAIKNGARTLDDVKFATRASFGECQGSFCIPKILKIISEETGLKPEEVLQNEKGSWIINSEVRAI is encoded by the coding sequence TCGCAAGAGAAATTAACAAATATATAGAAGATGTCTTCATATTTGAGGCAAGAAACGGAATAGGAACAGGTGTCACAAAAGGAAATTCTGGAATAATTCACGGGGGGTATGACGATACTCCTGGAAGTTTAAGGTCAGAACTGTGTTATAAGGGTAATAAATTGTACGATGAGATATCCCAGGAACTTTCTGTAGAAGTGAAAAGAGTTGGATCACATGTTGTCGCACTAAACGATGAAGAGTTAAAGGCAATCGATGAGTTGGAAGAAAGAGCAATTCAAAACGGCGTAAAAGAATATGAGATTTTAGATAAGGCAGAACTATTAGAAATGGAACCAAATTTAAATAAAAGTGCTTTAAAATCCTTTTATTGCCCAATAGCAGGTGTGACTGAGCCGTGGGAAGTAGCTATGCAAGCTTCAAAATCGGTAGAGATTAATGGAGGAAAAGTTTTAAAAAATAAGAAACTCGTGGAAGTGAAAAAGAAAGATAACAAGTTTGAATTGTTCTTTGAAGATGGGAGCAGTTATATAGCTGATTTAGTTATTAATGTTGCAGGATTGTATGCAGATGAAATTGCGAAATTGTTTGGTGATGAGGTACCTTATATTTTCCCTGTGAAAGGTGAATATTATCTTTTGGGTAAAGATGTAAAGTACGCAAATTCTGTCATTTTTCCAACTCCCTCTAAGTTGACGAAAGGTTGTTTGGTGGTTCCAACTGTGGATGGGGGTTATTTAGCTGGACCTACTGCTCATGGTGTGAAATCCAAACAAGATCTTTCTACGACTCAAGAAGGGCTTTTAGAAGTCAAAGAAAAATCTTTGAGATTGGTTCCAACTTTAGATTTTTCAAGAAACGTAGTGAAAACATTTGCCGGTCTAAGACCTGAAACAAAGGAAAAAGATTTTCATATCGATGTAGGTGGAGGGAATGTGATACATGTTTCTGGCATAAGATCACCTGGATTAACCGCTGCACCTGCTATTGCTAAATACGTTGTAGAATATCTTATTCAAGAAAAGTTGCATATTAATTTAGAAAAAAGGAAAAATTACATCAATCATATTGAAAAAGTCTCACATTTAGTAGAAGAGGATTATGAGCATTGGAAAAGAGTCATTCAAGAAGATCCAGATGCTGGAGAAATGATCTGCTATTGTAACAAAATAACAAAAAAGGAGATTAAAGAGGCTATAAAAAATGGCGCACGAACTCTAGATGATGTTAAATTTGCCACAAGAGCTTCCTTTGGAGAATGTCAAGGAAGTTTTTGCATACCAAAGATATTAAAAATAATCTCCGAAGAGACAGGGTTAAAACCAGAAGAAGTACTTCAAAATGAAAAAGGTTCGTGGATAATAAATTCCGAGGTGAGAGCGATATGA